Genomic window (Oryza sativa Japonica Group chromosome 3, ASM3414082v1):
AATTTTGTAGACTAAACAccaagggcctgttcactttggtgccattttcaaccttaccaaattttggtaaagttgtcaaaaaaagtggctacatttagtttgttgccaaattttggtaactatataataaatcctaccaaaattttgacaagttaccaaaattttggcatagttgccaaaattttggtgccaaaatttggtaaggttttttttggcatcaaagtgaacaggccacAAATTTGAACTCAAGCAAAGCTGTAGTTTGTTTATTGTAGTGCATGGCTACCTAATTTTGTGCATTAACCAATGAATTTATGAAAATATGCTTATAgccattatatatattatataggtTGGAACTGTACGAAACTATACATACATATCATTTATTAGGCTTgatgttgtatttttttatccCTTCCTATTTCGAATACCCCAACCCAAAAATCCTGGGCCCGCCACTCTGCTCCACCTACTTCCAAGttgttgattttgatttttgctTTTAGCAGATGTAATTTGGTGACTGAATCTCACGTCAATAAATTGTGAACAGGCACATTGCATCCATTCTTGTGTACTCATCCAAACATCCTTAGAATAGTTGCATTAGAATGAAAAAAGTAAGCTCTCTCATAATTTTGTATACTCATCCAAACTCACATAAATTTCTTAGCAAGAGTCAGACCACAAACTACTCATAGTCACTTAAATTATCTTTTTATCAAAGAATATTCTTATTTCACTTCACAAAATTTTCTAGACATACTTTGTCACAAAATTACTTTgtcatatttttataaattttaagtacaatctataaataaaaatttataaatataattttatatataattgataatataataaaatacaagttaaaattattaataagaaaaatattattaataaaCAATGATATTTatgtatttataaatattttatcgaatatatttatatctattaatattaaaatatatttatctatttaaATACATGGGTCATACTATTAGTCGAACATAAACATCCTTCTCTTCTTGACAGGTTTTTGGATTTTGGAGTAGCGGTGTGAAAAAGGATTAGATTTCTCATTCCCTCTCATTTCCTTTTCCGACTACACGAACTAGAGATTAGATTTCTCCCGCCATACATATCCTGTCCCTAACCCAAATGCGTGATGTGGCCGCCGCTTGCAGCGCTGCTCCGTCGCCTATCCTCTCACCCGTTTGACTCTCCCGCCATCCACGCTAACCTTGTCaagtcctcctccatctccagcCCTATCCCTGCCACCGCCCTCCTCACCGCCTACGCCAATGCGGGCCTCCCAGCCGCGGCGTCCCgtctgttcgacgaaatgcccaCCCGGGATGCCGTCGCCTGGAACGCGCTCCTCGCCTGCCTGGTCTTCCATGCTCGGCCctgcgccgccgtggccgccttcCGTGACATGGCCACCGCGGGGTTCACACCCACGGCTACAACCCTCTGCACCATGGCCAAGGCGTGTGCCACGTCTCGCGCCCTTCGTCCTGGCCGTCAGGTCCACGCGCGCAGCATCCTCGCGTGTCAAGGCGATGTCATCATGGCAACAACGCTTGTAGATCTCTACATGAGCTGTGGCCTTGTTGAGGAAGCGCTGAGGCTGTTTATGTGCACGGATTGCCCGAAGGATGTTGCTCTATACAATGCTGTTATTTCAGGTTGTGTGGAGAATGGCAGATTCAGGGAGGCTTTCTTTATTCTGGGGAGGATTGAGCTTAATGGAATTACGCTGACATGTGCTCTCACTGCCTGCTCAGCAACAGCGAATTTGATGTATGGTATGCAGGTGCATTGCAAGGCTCTCCGTGGTGGGTTTACTTTAGAGACGATCTTATGCAATGCACTTATTGATATGTACGCAAAATGTGGGCGGACAACGGCTGCTCGTATGGTGTTTGATCGAATGGCTTGCAGGAATGTGGTTTCCTGGTCCAGTATGATTGATGCTTATAGTCACCATGGGCATGGGGAAGCAGCATTAGATTTGTTTAAAAGGATGGATGAAACTGTACCAGTGGTCTTGCCAAACGCCATTACATTTCTTGCTGTTCTTTCTGCTTGTGGACAATCTGGTCTTGTGGATGAAGGCAGAGCTATGTTTCATTTGATGAAAAGACAATATGGGATTAATCCGGGACCAGAGCACTATGCATGTTTTATTGATTTACTAGGCCGTGCAGGCCAGATTGATGAGGCATGGGATCTCTATTGTAGTTTCAGTACAACCCGAAGTGAGCTTTCTGGTTCCATCTGTGTGGCTATGTTgaatgcatgtagagctaataTGGATGTGGTGAGAGGCAACAAAGTAGCTCTGCACCTTCTGGAGGTTGATCCAGAAAATCCAGGAAGTCATGTGCTAATATCGAATTTTCATGCTGCTGCTAGACAATGGTTTGAATCGGATGAATCAAGGAGGATTATAATTGATAAGGGTCTCAGGAAAGAAGCAGCTAGTAGTCATATCTCCTCCACTGGCTAGAAACTGATTTTGCACTAGTCTGGAAGTACAACTCATCAGCTTAGCAAAATTATACAGCACAAGGATACCAAGAACTTGGGAAACCAAGCCACAAACACAGCTCATGCTAATTGGACTTGATGAGTGATATTGTTAAAGGGACTCACAAGGACGCTAAGTGGGAAAGGGGAACATTTTCGGTTCAGTGTTTACTATGGACAGGATATGAGATTATATGGTAGGACCAATTTTTCTCGCACTAGTGTACATTTGTAAAGCAGTCATCTTGTTTCCAAGACTATGCATTTGTAAGTGGTAAATATACCTTTTTATATGAAATTAAGCATCATACCTAGCTTATCTATGTTATCAAATATACTATGAACTACATTAGTTGTGTTCATTCTTACatgttttggatttttttgttgcaatgacaATGATTGTGCCGTTGAACATGATGATAATATACGTGTGATTTAACATTGACACACTGTTTTGTgtcaaaaaacaaaaatatttcagGAGTGACATAAAATGTCTCTATCCACTAGCAGTACATGTGCATgcgttttaagaatttaaaaatgatttatgTTTCGGACAACTATCCTCTGATATATAGATCAATTCCAGTTATGTCTTATCAATTTTACATATTGTTATCTTTTTATACATTTGAGGCTTTTGTTGGTCTGAAGTCTTGTTCAAACAACTGAGATCACTTGATGTGACATTAATAGCATAATTCATTTTCAACCCGGACATTAATTTTATATGTGATTGTTTTTTTGGAATATTCTAGTCACCAACTTCTGCACAGAAGTTACAAACGTAGGAAGGTGACCCACTATTGAAATTGCATGGTCTGAATGATAAATAAAGACTAAACAATATGATCATGTAATGGAACTGCTTGGTATAGTTAAATATGTTGTTAAAAAATGCTTTACCAGTTTGATTACTTTGTTTTGTTAGTGTGGTGAATTCTTATTAGCTTCCTACAGGGGCACATACAAGATTCAAGCCTAGTAGTCTGCTATTTAGattacttgttttttttaattacttaGAGGAGCACTTATGATGCTTGGTTCTCTGTAGTCAATTGTCTCCCTGATAATTATAATGAGATCAGTGAAATCTCTTTTGTAGGAAAGACTGGTCTTGCACCAGTTCTGTGGTGACAGGCATTAGTACGACAGCACTGAACGAACCGTCTACTGGCAATGAATGCTGTTACTTCTGCCTGAGACATTGGAGGTAATCTTTAGCAGCTAGCGCCCCATTTTGGAACCCCTTCtctgagggagggagagagatggttTGGAATGGCTTtggggaggagagaagagaggggccTTGAGCTGAGCCTTGGCCTCCATGGATACTTCTCCATCTCATCATCACCAGGCCAAGCAGGTGAGCTGCCTTGCTGTTCTTAGTTCATGCACGCACACACCCTTGCTTGTTCTATTCCTTGTTGTAAAAGTTGCCTACTTTAGTTGATCAATTGGTGCTTGTTTGTCTTTTGCATTTCATTCTGCTGGCGTTTTTCAGTTAAGCTTGCTATTTCTTTGTTCAAGGTAATAGCCAATTTTGTTTGTCAGACAGTACCTAGTTTTGTTTGGTGGTTTTAGGAGGTGCGCTCAGGGATTCCTGAAGTTCATTAGAGTTACTTTTGTTAGATTACAGCAGTTGGATTTTCATATTGACATTTTTGTTTGGAAAGGAGCCTGATTTAGCATAGTTACTGATTATACTGCAAGTCCAATTCTGCAATATGCATTATGTGAAGTTCTATTCAGGCATTGAACTATATAAGGTTTTGTATTAAAGGAATTAATGGAAGGTTTTGTTTGATGGTAATTAATGGATTTTTATATGGTTTTTACGCATAAGGttttatatgtttgttttgttagCAGCTGGGCATTTCTTACTTTTGTTAGGCTCTAATAACacttactccatccgtccaaaaaaaaaacgaatctaggattagatgtgacatattctagtacaacgaatctggacagaggtatgtctagattcgtagtactaggagatgtcacatccagtactaggttggttttttatgggacggagggggtaGTTTTGTTAGGTTTTAAAAAACACATAAGGTTTTGTTTTCAACTGTCATAGCTATGTTCTGTTTGCTACTAGCAGTACCTCATTTTTTCCCTTACAATtatagcttctttttttttgttaattaagcTACTAGAAAATTCACTTTTGCAAGGTTCTGTTctgttaatttttttctctgtttGTTTCTTTTGAGGGAAGCAAAGAAACAGTATTCTGTATTGAGATTGCTGAGTTCTGTACATGGCAACAGAGATTAGGCTAAACTTTAATTGCCTTTTCCTGTGCACTTGAAGCACTTACAGTAATAGCACGCAAGCTTGACAAGATGATATGTTATTATGGTACTAATAACACTTAGTTTTGTTTGCCACTGACATTTATTAGTTTCGTTAGGTACTAATAATACTAAGATTTATCAGCTATCAATAATACCAAGTTTGCTTATTTACTACCTAGATTTGTATGTTTACTAATAGTATTTAGGAGACTAATAATTTCACTTGATGCAGAACCCGTAAGCTTAGATGTCTCAGTGTTTGCATCATCAAACTAGTATGCTCTCTAAATTTAATTAGTTATAGTGATGGCTGGGTTTGATGACTCCTAGAGGTTGGCAGTTTCTTTATGTTCTGTTAGTTATGCTATAAATTTCTGGCTTGATACACCCAGACAGAACACATTTAGGCAGATTTTTGTTTAGGACACTAGTATACAGATTTTGGTTTCTGAAAATTTTAGGGTCTAGAATTAGGCTGATTTGGCAAACTAATTAAGTGTGAAACTGCATGGCCACTTGGCAAGCACTGCAGGACATGTAATCACTGTGTTCATGGATTTTATCACTATTGAAGGGTAACCATTGTAACTGAGTGACTGAGTACTTTTTTGGTAGTCTGTGACTCTGTGTTTCGTACTGCAGCCAaacaattgcagtttttggaAGAAAGAACTATGCACCGGTTTAATTCTACCCATATGGCCATATTCTCTTTTGTTTAGCGCATGGCGGGGGCTATTTCTTCTAATATGCCAAGGTACTTACTCTCTTTTTGTTCCTATATGTTCTATTTTCAGGAGATATAGTACTACGAAGATTTTTAATGCAGAACTCATAAGTCATCAAACCCAGGATTTGTTTTTAATGTGTAAACCCAAGAAGTTTTGTCTGAAATTCGGAACTTAGTATACTTTTCTTCAAACTACATATCTTTTTGTCAAAGATATATATGCTGTTCCTTTTTTGTCGTTGAACGCACGTATACCAATACTTCTAAAATGTAAGTCTGAGAAATAATTTGACCTTTGTATTTCATGGCATATGGATTGTCCTAAATAGTTATGTTGTATTGGGCAGCATACATAATCGAAGCACTAGATCCAGTTTATCTAAGTTAATTTATAGTTACCCTAAAAATTTAACTCTGTTGCATGCATCAAGCTTTCTGCTACCATCTGGATGACAGAGGGGTAATATCAATTTGAATCAATCTATTATGCTCAGGATCAGTCAAGTTTTTTTTAGCTGTAAGAATTTTGCTAATGAAAtcacattttctttttcatctaGGTCTTAAGGTATCAAGGACTGCAGACACCTGCTATATGCTATCGCCACTAAGTTAATTTCAAGCTAGTTGGGGATTGATTTTGCAACTGAATCAAACTACATATCTTGGTCTGAATCCATTCCTCAATTTTCTTCTTGGTCCATCTCCACGCTCGTTCTGGCGTTCCTTTGTTGGTCGATCTCAAGTTTGCACCTCAGCATTTCCTCACTCCCAATATTACTTGTGTTCTTTCTTGGCAGCAAACtcgatattttttcttttttttgtgggCTGGGCTTGTTAAGTAACAAAGAGAATTGTTGTTTCATTGCGTTTTTAGATGGATCCCTAGGTTTGTTTTCTAATGAGCCAAATAACCACACTGAGGTTGTACTATGTTTGAAGCCCAACAGACAACTAAACACAACGTGCCTGCTTATATGTTTGAAGCCCAGACCCGACCTAATAAGAGGTGTATTTTGGACCTGTTAAAATTTACTCCTATTTACTAATGTTACACTTTAGACCATCTTATCTCTTCATCTCGCTCAACCTGTTTCTTCCTGAACTCCTGGTGAATAGCAGCATGGTGCTCCTTTGCGAGCGTGGCACTGCTGTCTGCTCAGCACTCGAATGGACGAAAAAGGGGTCGGTGGCTATTGTTGGCTATAAATACAGGGAACAACACATGGGGAGAACAGCAGGGCGAGGGGCCAATCGAATCAAAGGGATGGTATGCAGTGGAAACCGCAAATATAATGCAAACTTGAAAACTACttggataaaaaaaatggacGTCTCAGTCATcacgagtaaaaaaaaattacttgtAATGACGTGGACAAATATCAGATGATCATTTTTCGGTCCAACGATAGTATCTAGGTTAATACTACATGTGCAGTTCCCACTACATATTTTTCCCTTGAATCGAATCAAATTCTCACCACATATTTTTCCCTCGAATCAAATTCTTCTTTCGCTGCATGTTATTGATGTTCCCCTCGCCACCACTAAGAGTACTCCCTCAGTTTTATATATTATTAgaagttttaattttttttaagttaaaatttataattttgatcaatcttatagaaaaaatatagtaatacttTTGacatcaaataaatatattattaaaatatatttaaaggaataactaatttggtgttataaaaGTTGCTAAATCTTAGGAAAAAGTTCAAGTGTCATAATTTGAAACGAAGAGAGTGGTATATATTGtggataaattaattaattaattattatgccATTAGATTTTATTGTCAGAAATTGTTCCTCAATATTGTAAAGTTTTATCGTCACAAAAAAATATCTTTGTGTAAAGTCGCAACAAaaagtatattttaaaaatgcaTGGATTAAAAGAAGCCCCCATTACTTATGCAAcctcccaaaaatttgacaaattggccctttaaaaaaacttattttcaaaacTAGAACTTCAACAAAAAATGGCTCGTGACCTCAACGCCAAGTCGCCAATGACTCGACATGTAATCtctctattattatatttaCAAATGACATGATAATTATTCTAGAAACAcatgaaaaatcataaattttctTCTCTAAGGTATTTAGATCACAAAAAACATCAAATTCGATATAACCTAAAGTACGTAAAGAAATATTAATTACAGCTCTTCTTGGTCATCAACAACAGCAAAGATACGTTtattttgcgtggaaaccaaaTATTCAGAAATCGAAATAGAAGTACCGTGTTCTTTCACTAGTTGTGGTATGTATTGCACAACTCTTCCTCATTACAAACATTATCAATGTAAGCACAATATGAAGTTTTAGCTTCTAATAAAGTCAAATTAGAAATTCGTTCCACTATAGGTTGCTCTAATGTAGCATAATTAGTGGACAATTCTAGCATATTATAATCTTTCTTACATTGTGAGTGGACAATTTGAGTGAGTGAAGTCAGTGCTGTCTCCGAAGGTCGAACTGGACTTCAAGTTGTCATTGTAACTTGTGGAGTAATGCGCGTATCCGATGAAGTGATGCCCTCATCAATTTGGTTTCCATCGGTACTTTTCTCTACCacataatcaccaaaataaagtCGTACCAATCTATACATCTATTAACTAATAAAT
Coding sequences:
- the LOC4333489 gene encoding pentatricopeptide repeat-containing protein At5g66500, mitochondrial — protein: MWPPLAALLRRLSSHPFDSPAIHANLVKSSSISSPIPATALLTAYANAGLPAAASRLFDEMPTRDAVAWNALLACLVFHARPCAAVAAFRDMATAGFTPTATTLCTMAKACATSRALRPGRQVHARSILACQGDVIMATTLVDLYMSCGLVEEALRLFMCTDCPKDVALYNAVISGCVENGRFREAFFILGRIELNGITLTCALTACSATANLMYGMQVHCKALRGGFTLETILCNALIDMYAKCGRTTAARMVFDRMACRNVVSWSSMIDAYSHHGHGEAALDLFKRMDETVPVVLPNAITFLAVLSACGQSGLVDEGRAMFHLMKRQYGINPGPEHYACFIDLLGRAGQIDEAWDLYCSFSTTRSELSGSICVAMLNACRANMDVVRGNKVALHLLEVDPENPGSHVLISNFHAAARQWFESDESRRIIIDKGLRKEAASSHISSTG